From one Humulus lupulus chromosome 8, drHumLupu1.1, whole genome shotgun sequence genomic stretch:
- the LOC133793886 gene encoding uncharacterized protein LOC133793886: MDLVNVSTLQLRRPNLCGIFAAPSKIMHSRNLTLKSLVISARANTRKESPKIRNRRMQTKFNGTPTKPRLSVFCSNKQLYAVLVDDQNKKCLFYGSTLQKSIRQNPHFSTIDAAKHVGEELIKTCNDLNVNEISSYDRNGLAYGERMQAFEIAISNHGFLPR; the protein is encoded by the exons ATGGATCTTGTAAATGTTTCCACATTGCAGCTTAGAAGACCCAATCTTTGTGGAATCTTCGCAGCACCATCTAAAATTATGCACAGTAGAA ATTTAACTTTGAAGTCATTGGTGATTAGTGCCAGGGCAAATACCAGAAAGGAAAGCCCGAAAATTCGGAATCGAAGAATGCAAACGAAG TTTAATGGCACGCCCACAAAACCGAGACTTTCTGTATTTTGTTCAAACAAGCAGTTGTATGCTGTGCTGGTAGATGATCAAAATAAGAAGTGTCTGTTTTATGGTAGCACTCTGCAGAAATCGATTCGTCAGAATCCTCATTTTAGCACCATT GATGCAGCTAAACACGTTGGTGAGGAGCTGATCAAGACTTGTAATGATCTCAACGTAAATGAAATATCATCTTATGATCGCAATGGTTTGGCCTATGGTGAAAGAATGCAAGCTTTTGAGATTGCAATATCCAATCATGGATTTTTGCCAAGATGA